In a genomic window of Taylorella equigenitalis ATCC 35865:
- the truA gene encoding tRNA pseudouridine(38-40) synthase TruA gives MSYRVALGISYDGRDFQGWQTQPNGLTVQDKLEAALREFTRHQVSTICAGRTDTGVHALGQVVHFDTEVDRNLESWIRGVNSHLPDSIRVRWSKIVPDSFSARFSAVSRTYVYLLRNERVMSPIWSGRAGWDFHNLDVESMNIAKEKMIGTHDFTSFRSSQCQASSPVRTLDLFKINAEGPFIIFTLRANGFLHHMVRNLIGTILYVGMGRFSPSKIPDLIEAKNRMFTAPTFMPDGLYFARVDYPEEYEIPQLFDIESPFRSLIHAI, from the coding sequence ATGAGCTATAGAGTTGCACTTGGTATATCTTATGATGGTAGGGATTTTCAAGGTTGGCAAACTCAGCCTAATGGTCTGACTGTACAAGATAAATTAGAGGCAGCTCTTAGGGAATTCACAAGACATCAAGTAAGCACAATTTGTGCTGGACGTACAGATACTGGAGTTCATGCTCTTGGCCAAGTTGTGCATTTTGATACTGAGGTTGATAGAAATCTTGAATCTTGGATTAGGGGAGTTAATTCTCATTTACCTGACTCTATAAGAGTTCGTTGGTCAAAAATTGTTCCTGATAGTTTTAGTGCTAGATTTTCTGCGGTAAGCAGAACCTATGTTTATTTGCTTAGAAATGAGAGAGTTATGTCACCTATTTGGAGTGGCAGGGCTGGTTGGGATTTTCATAATCTAGATGTTGAAAGCATGAACATTGCCAAAGAAAAGATGATTGGTACTCATGATTTCACTAGTTTTAGATCTTCTCAATGTCAGGCTTCTAGTCCCGTAAGGACTCTAGATTTATTTAAAATAAATGCTGAGGGTCCATTCATTATATTTACTCTCAGGGCTAATGGATTTTTGCATCATATGGTCAGAAATCTTATAGGCACAATACTTTATGTTGGTATGGGTAGGTTTAGTCCTTCGAAAATCCCTGATCTTATTGAGGCTAAAAACAGGATGTTCACTGCTCCCACATTTATGCCCGATGGGTTGTATTTTGCGAGAGTTGACTATCCTGAAGAGTATGAGATACCACAACTTTTTGATATTGAATCTCCTTTTAGAAGTTTAATTCACGCTATATAG
- the asd gene encoding aspartate-semialdehyde dehydrogenase, whose protein sequence is MRLDVGFVGYRGMVGSVLMQRMRDEGDFNRINPIFFSTSSAGGDSPNWADSGPLQDAYSVEALSKLPVILSCHGGDYTKEIYPKLRSSGWHGYWIDAASALRMNEEAVIVLDPVNREVIDSALNSGGKLFTGGNCTVSCMLMGIAGLFKSGLVEWMTSMTYQAASGGGAKHMRELLTQFGTLNNEVKNLLDDPASGILEIDKQVLSKQRGDIDTTQFGVPLAGNLIPYIDSQLENGQSREEWKAQSETNKILGLKGDSIIPIDGLCVRIGAMRSHSQALTIKLKKDVPLSDIEDIISNSTEWSKFIPNNKEDAIHKLTPVAVSGTLDIPVGRVRKLNMGPNYISAFTVGDQLLWGAAEPLRRMLNIVLDFSNA, encoded by the coding sequence ATGAGATTAGATGTTGGTTTCGTTGGATATAGAGGTATGGTGGGCTCTGTACTTATGCAGAGGATGCGAGATGAAGGTGATTTCAATCGAATAAATCCAATTTTTTTCTCTACCAGTAGTGCAGGTGGAGATTCTCCAAACTGGGCAGATTCTGGCCCTCTTCAGGATGCATATTCTGTTGAAGCATTATCAAAGTTGCCAGTTATTTTAAGCTGTCATGGAGGTGACTACACAAAAGAAATTTATCCGAAATTAAGATCATCTGGTTGGCATGGGTATTGGATTGATGCTGCTAGTGCACTTCGCATGAACGAAGAAGCAGTTATTGTTCTAGATCCTGTAAATCGTGAAGTAATAGATTCAGCTTTAAATTCAGGTGGTAAATTATTTACAGGTGGAAATTGCACTGTTAGTTGTATGCTTATGGGTATAGCAGGTTTATTTAAAAGTGGACTAGTTGAGTGGATGACTTCAATGACTTATCAAGCTGCTTCAGGCGGTGGTGCTAAGCATATGCGTGAATTACTAACGCAATTTGGAACTTTAAATAACGAAGTTAAAAATCTTTTAGATGATCCTGCCTCTGGGATTTTAGAGATAGATAAGCAAGTTTTATCTAAGCAAAGAGGAGACATAGATACTACTCAATTTGGAGTTCCATTAGCCGGAAATTTAATTCCTTACATTGATAGCCAGTTGGAAAATGGACAATCTAGAGAAGAATGGAAGGCTCAATCTGAGACAAACAAAATTTTAGGTTTAAAAGGCGATTCTATAATTCCTATTGATGGTCTATGCGTAAGAATTGGTGCTATGCGTTCTCACAGTCAGGCTCTAACAATAAAACTTAAAAAGGATGTACCACTTTCTGATATAGAAGACATAATTTCTAATAGTACAGAGTGGTCTAAATTTATACCTAATAATAAAGAGGACGCTATTCATAAACTAACTCCTGTTGCGGTATCTGGTACGCTTGATATCCCAGTAGGCAGAGTTAGAAAACTAAATATGGGTCCTAATTACATTTCTGCTTTTACTGTTGGTGATCAGCTTTTATGGGGTGCGGCTGAACCCTTAAGACGTATGCTGAATATTGTTTTAGACTTTTCAAATGCATAA
- the leuB gene encoding 3-isopropylmalate dehydrogenase has product MNKLVAVLPGDGIGPEIVSQAVRVLKELNLGLEFEELPVGGAAYDQFGHPLPEQTLELANRSQAVLFGAVGDWKYDSLDRELRPEQAILGLRKNLGLFANLRPAFLYPELAQASTLKPEVVSGLDIVIVRELTGDVYFGKPRGIRDLPNGESEGFDTMCYRESEVERIAHIAFKTASFRSKKLCSVDKANVLETSQLWRDVVIKVSKQYPDVMLSHMYIDNAAMQLVRAPKDFDVILTGNLFGDILSDEASMLTGSIGMLPSASLNSSSQGLYEPSHGSAPDIAGQNKANPLATILSAALMLRYSFKMEDEAKRLESAVAEVIKEGYRTLDIVSNEDSQNIVGTVEMADAVISKLSK; this is encoded by the coding sequence ATGAATAAATTAGTAGCAGTATTACCAGGAGACGGAATTGGTCCTGAAATCGTTTCGCAAGCTGTAAGAGTTCTTAAGGAATTAAATCTTGGTCTTGAATTCGAAGAACTTCCTGTTGGAGGAGCAGCTTATGACCAATTTGGGCATCCATTGCCAGAACAAACTTTAGAGTTAGCCAATCGATCACAGGCTGTATTATTTGGAGCTGTTGGCGATTGGAAGTACGATAGTTTAGATAGAGAATTAAGACCTGAACAAGCTATATTAGGACTTAGAAAAAATTTGGGTTTGTTCGCAAATCTTAGGCCAGCATTTTTATATCCTGAGTTAGCACAAGCTTCTACCCTTAAACCTGAAGTAGTTTCAGGGTTGGATATTGTCATAGTTCGCGAGTTGACAGGAGATGTTTATTTTGGTAAGCCTAGGGGTATAAGAGATTTACCCAATGGTGAAAGCGAAGGCTTTGATACTATGTGCTATAGGGAGAGTGAAGTCGAACGCATTGCCCATATTGCGTTTAAAACTGCCTCTTTTAGAAGTAAAAAACTTTGCTCAGTAGATAAAGCAAATGTTCTTGAGACTTCACAGTTGTGGAGGGACGTTGTTATCAAAGTTTCTAAGCAATATCCAGATGTGATGCTATCTCATATGTATATTGATAATGCAGCTATGCAACTTGTTAGAGCTCCAAAAGATTTTGATGTAATTCTTACAGGGAATTTGTTTGGCGACATTTTATCTGACGAAGCATCTATGCTAACTGGCTCAATAGGTATGTTGCCATCCGCTTCCTTGAACTCTAGCTCTCAAGGATTGTATGAACCAAGCCATGGGTCAGCCCCTGACATAGCTGGTCAAAATAAGGCAAATCCACTAGCCACTATATTGTCTGCTGCTCTTATGCTTAGATATAGCTTTAAGATGGAAGATGAAGCTAAGAGGCTTGAAAGTGCAGTGGCTGAAGTGATTAAGGAGGGCTATAGAACTTTAGATATTGTAAGCAATGAAGATAGTCAAAATATTGTTGGCACAGTAGAAATGGCCGATGCCGTAATTAGTAAACTTTCAAAATAA
- the leuD gene encoding 3-isopropylmalate dehydratase small subunit — protein MQEFIKHTGLVVPLDRDNVDTDLIIPKQFLKSISRSGFGPNAFDELRYLDHGEPGMDNSKRPLNPDFVLNLPRYKGASILLTKSNFGCGSSREHAPWALLQNGFRVILASSFADIFHNNSFKNGLLLIKLPVEVVDELFKEVESTEGYSLTVDLENQVLVKPDGSEISFEIDKFRKYCLLKGLDDIGITLGSTEDITNFQNNRLQTHSWLRGINE, from the coding sequence ATGCAAGAATTTATAAAACATACAGGATTGGTCGTGCCACTTGATAGGGATAATGTAGATACAGATTTAATTATTCCTAAGCAATTTTTAAAATCAATTTCCAGATCTGGTTTTGGACCAAATGCCTTTGATGAACTGCGTTATTTGGATCATGGAGAGCCTGGTATGGATAATTCAAAAAGACCTCTTAATCCAGATTTTGTTTTAAATCTTCCTAGATATAAGGGAGCTAGCATACTATTAACTAAAAGTAATTTTGGTTGTGGATCATCGCGTGAGCACGCCCCTTGGGCTTTACTACAAAATGGATTTCGTGTGATATTAGCAAGCAGTTTTGCTGATATTTTTCACAATAACAGTTTTAAAAATGGATTATTACTTATTAAATTACCTGTGGAAGTAGTAGATGAGCTTTTCAAAGAAGTGGAATCCACTGAAGGTTATTCGCTGACAGTTGATTTAGAAAATCAAGTTTTGGTTAAACCTGATGGGTCTGAAATTTCTTTTGAGATTGATAAATTTAGGAAATACTGTCTCTTAAAGGGGCTTGATGATATAGGTATTACTTTAGGAAGTACAGAAGATATTACTAATTTTCAAAATAATAGGCTTCAAACTCACAGTTGGCTAAGAGGTATAAATGAATAA
- the leuC gene encoding 3-isopropylmalate dehydratase large subunit, giving the protein MKKTLYDKLWDAHVVKESDDGTSLIYIDRQLLHEVTSPQAFEGLKLNNRMPWRIDANLAVVDHNIPTKNIQNGIDEPIAKLQVDTLRKNCEEFGITFFDVDDVRNGIVHVVGPEQGATLPGMTVVCGDSHTSTHGAIGALAFGIGTSEVEHVLSTQTLIKTKDKNMLIKVEGKLPKACTSKDLILYIIGQIGTAGGTGYAIEFAGSTIRNLSIESRLTICNMSIEAGARSGLVAVDDKTIEYFKDKPFAPKGEKWEEAVGYWKTLHSDEGAHFDKVINIDASKVVPQVTWGTSPEMVLGIEDSVPDPFAESDSTRSQGIARALEYMGLKPNQKIVDIKIDKVFIGSCTNSRIEDIRSAAEIVKGKTIASNIKLAMVVPGSGLVKEQAELEGLDKVFTDAGFEWRSPGCSMCLAMNNDRLSPLERCASTSNRNFEGRQGHGGRTHLVSPSMAAAAAIAGHFVDVRNFSSLNQDQ; this is encoded by the coding sequence ATGAAAAAGACTTTATACGATAAATTATGGGATGCTCATGTAGTTAAAGAATCCGATGATGGAACATCTTTAATCTATATTGATAGGCAGCTTTTACATGAAGTCACCAGTCCGCAAGCTTTTGAAGGGCTAAAGCTTAATAACCGCATGCCATGGAGAATTGATGCGAATCTTGCTGTTGTAGATCACAATATTCCCACTAAAAATATACAAAATGGGATAGATGAGCCCATTGCCAAATTGCAAGTTGATACTTTAAGAAAAAATTGCGAAGAGTTTGGAATCACTTTTTTTGATGTGGATGATGTGAGAAATGGTATTGTCCATGTTGTAGGACCAGAGCAGGGAGCTACATTGCCTGGGATGACTGTAGTTTGCGGAGATTCACATACAAGTACTCACGGTGCTATTGGAGCCTTGGCTTTTGGAATCGGCACTTCTGAGGTTGAGCATGTACTATCAACACAAACACTAATTAAAACTAAAGATAAAAATATGTTGATTAAGGTTGAGGGTAAACTTCCTAAAGCCTGTACATCCAAAGATTTGATTTTATATATTATTGGCCAGATAGGGACAGCAGGTGGGACTGGATATGCTATTGAATTTGCAGGTTCCACTATACGAAATTTGTCTATTGAGTCTAGGCTTACTATTTGCAATATGTCTATAGAAGCAGGTGCTAGATCTGGATTAGTTGCTGTTGACGATAAGACAATTGAGTATTTTAAAGACAAACCATTTGCTCCAAAAGGAGAAAAATGGGAAGAGGCTGTTGGGTATTGGAAAACTCTTCATTCTGATGAAGGTGCCCATTTTGATAAGGTTATAAATATTGATGCTTCAAAAGTGGTACCTCAAGTTACATGGGGTACGTCACCTGAGATGGTCTTGGGTATTGAGGATAGTGTTCCCGACCCATTTGCAGAATCTGATTCTACTAGGTCACAGGGCATTGCCAGGGCATTAGAATATATGGGCTTGAAACCGAATCAAAAAATAGTTGATATAAAAATAGACAAAGTTTTTATAGGTTCCTGTACCAATAGTAGGATTGAAGATATTAGAAGTGCAGCTGAAATAGTTAAAGGAAAAACAATTGCTAGCAATATTAAATTGGCGATGGTTGTTCCAGGGTCTGGACTTGTAAAAGAGCAAGCTGAACTTGAGGGATTAGATAAAGTTTTTACGGATGCCGGATTTGAGTGGAGATCTCCTGGTTGTTCTATGTGCTTAGCTATGAATAATGACAGATTAAGTCCGCTTGAGAGATGTGCCTCTACATCAAATAGAAATTTCGAAGGTCGTCAGGGTCATGGAGGTCGAACTCATCTTGTAAGTCCTTCCATGGCAGCGGCTGCTGCTATAGCTGGACATTTTGTGGATGTTCGAAATTTTTCAAGTTTAAATCAAGATCAATAG
- a CDS encoding DUF2069 domain-containing protein, which translates to MEKSQNNFIKLVLFLLLLTLIIFNVFWELWLDPLVPGGSLYVLKVMPLFFLLYGTYKGDIYLLQWLSLVILFYVMEGIVRMMSDTTSISNILGLVEFVLSTGIFICSLAYLRPAKLAYKAKKKNHRESNEKDFIR; encoded by the coding sequence GTGGAGAAATCTCAGAACAATTTTATAAAGTTAGTTTTATTTTTATTATTACTAACACTAATAATATTTAACGTTTTTTGGGAACTATGGTTAGATCCTTTAGTTCCAGGTGGAAGTTTATATGTTCTAAAAGTTATGCCATTGTTTTTTCTTTTGTATGGCACATATAAGGGTGACATATATCTTCTTCAGTGGTTATCACTCGTTATTTTGTTTTATGTAATGGAAGGCATTGTACGCATGATGTCTGATACTACTAGTATTTCAAACATACTTGGTCTGGTTGAATTTGTTTTATCTACGGGCATTTTTATATGCTCACTTGCATATTTAAGACCTGCTAAATTAGCTTATAAAGCAAAGAAAAAAAATCATAGGGAATCAAATGAAAAAGACTTTATACGATAA
- a CDS encoding YihY family inner membrane protein: MSDIVDEAEQLEQIQEVHEIEESNNLEGIKTKISCRETLLYIYNRVLKENITQVAGTLTYTTVLAIVPLLAVILSLFTAFPMFNTMQGDLQNYMTSNLMPESISDQIMNYLNQFAESARGMTVVGSVFLVITSIMLMKTVDEVLNKMFRVSKQRPLWVRILIYWAILSVGPFVFATSIWASSYVTRAKLGMGVDLSFVQNLVGTIFPFILSFISFSLIYKIVPNRQVHWKDALIGGATAALLFEGLKLGFAYYISRFPSYTLIYGTFATIPLFLLWIYISWIIVLAGALLVSMLPQLRYGFDQTYNKIGADFIQAIRILRLLDQSRNENPPGKSTNTIVYDIHGEIAHTLMILDKLKTLGYIVNTEGKRSERWVLASDYDMDMSKLKDMFILSSSIDKITDKNMKTQMARLLLDENVTLGDLLSTNAKRISNTKFSRIDGTIQNN; this comes from the coding sequence ATGTCTGACATAGTCGATGAGGCTGAACAACTAGAGCAAATTCAAGAAGTTCATGAAATCGAGGAATCTAATAATTTAGAAGGCATAAAAACCAAAATATCTTGCAGAGAAACTCTTTTATATATCTATAACAGGGTCCTTAAAGAAAACATTACTCAAGTTGCTGGCACCCTGACATACACTACTGTTCTAGCTATAGTTCCCCTGCTCGCTGTAATTCTGTCTTTATTTACTGCTTTCCCTATGTTCAACACAATGCAAGGCGATTTGCAAAATTACATGACCAGCAATTTGATGCCCGAAAGCATATCAGATCAAATCATGAATTATCTAAATCAATTTGCTGAAAGTGCAAGAGGCATGACCGTAGTTGGGTCTGTATTCTTAGTCATAACATCTATTATGCTTATGAAGACAGTAGATGAAGTCCTTAACAAAATGTTTAGGGTAAGTAAACAAAGACCTCTTTGGGTAAGGATTCTTATATATTGGGCTATTCTTTCGGTTGGACCATTTGTATTTGCAACTAGTATTTGGGCTAGCTCGTATGTAACTAGGGCAAAATTAGGGATGGGGGTTGATTTAAGTTTTGTACAAAACTTAGTTGGGACTATTTTCCCATTTATTTTGTCATTTATTTCCTTTTCCTTAATCTACAAAATTGTTCCTAACAGACAGGTACACTGGAAGGATGCACTCATCGGCGGTGCTACCGCCGCTCTGCTTTTTGAGGGACTTAAATTAGGCTTTGCTTACTATATCTCGAGATTTCCTTCTTATACTTTAATCTACGGAACATTTGCCACCATACCATTATTTTTATTATGGATTTATATTTCTTGGATTATCGTGCTAGCAGGTGCATTGCTTGTTTCTATGCTACCCCAATTACGATATGGTTTTGATCAAACATATAACAAAATTGGAGCTGATTTTATACAAGCTATAAGAATTTTAAGATTGCTTGATCAATCTAGAAATGAAAATCCACCTGGTAAAAGTACCAACACAATTGTGTATGATATTCATGGTGAGATAGCCCACACATTAATGATTCTTGATAAATTAAAAACACTTGGATACATAGTTAATACTGAGGGTAAACGCTCTGAAAGATGGGTTTTAGCTAGCGACTATGATATGGACATGTCTAAACTAAAAGATATGTTTATCCTAAGTAGTTCTATAGACAAAATAACAGATAAAAATATGAAGACTCAAATGGCCAGGCTTTTATTAGATGAAAATGTTACTTTAGGAGATCTACTTTCTACTAATGCTAAGAGGATTAGCAACACTAAGTTCAGTAGAATCGATGGAACAATCCAAAATAATTGA
- the yfaE gene encoding class I ribonucleotide reductase maintenance protein YfaE, whose translation MAYVITQSLGFHTLENETLLEGLERTGHNVPSHCRSGFCGTCRTKIRVGEVEYLLDPLAYIGPDEILPCCCKAKDSIILDCSIDSTELSVANPLSISRK comes from the coding sequence ATGGCTTATGTCATAACGCAAAGCCTTGGTTTTCACACTCTAGAAAATGAAACTTTACTGGAGGGATTGGAGCGGACTGGTCATAATGTTCCAAGCCATTGTCGTTCAGGCTTTTGTGGGACATGCAGAACTAAAATAAGGGTAGGAGAGGTAGAGTACTTATTGGATCCACTTGCTTATATAGGACCTGACGAGATTTTACCTTGTTGCTGTAAGGCTAAGGATTCAATTATTTTGGATTGTTCCATCGATTCTACTGAACTTAGTGTTGCTAATCCTCTTAGCATTAGTAGAAAGTAG
- the nrdB gene encoding class Ia ribonucleoside-diphosphate reductase subunit beta: MKYSTFCQTPNNALKEPMFFGQSVNVARYDQQKYEIFEKLIEKQLSFFWRPEEIDVSQDRIDYAGLPDHEKHIFISNLKYQTLLDSIQGRSPNVAFLPLVSIPELETWIETWSFSETIHSRSYTHIIRNISVDPSSIFDDIVRNKHILERAQDISKYYDELIELTQFYEMFGEGVHNVNGREIKVSIYELKKRLYLCLMAVNVLEAIRFYVSFACSFAFAERKLMEGNAKIIKLIARDEALHLTSTQHMLNIMSSGADDPEMAHIASELKNQCFELFKSAAEQEKAWAEYLFKDGSMIGLNKEILIQYVEYITNIRMSAVGLEEAFPQSKQNPIPWINTWLTSDNVQVAPQEVELTSYLVGQVDSNLDIDELSADDL; this comes from the coding sequence ATGAAATATAGTACGTTTTGTCAGACACCAAATAATGCATTAAAAGAACCTATGTTTTTTGGTCAATCAGTTAATGTTGCACGCTATGACCAACAAAAATATGAGATTTTTGAAAAGTTAATTGAAAAACAACTCTCATTCTTTTGGCGTCCTGAAGAAATTGATGTTTCACAGGACAGAATAGATTATGCAGGGTTGCCTGATCATGAAAAGCACATATTTATTAGTAATCTTAAATATCAAACTCTTTTAGATTCAATACAGGGTAGAAGTCCAAATGTAGCTTTTCTACCGTTGGTATCTATTCCTGAATTAGAGACCTGGATTGAGACATGGTCATTTTCTGAAACTATTCACTCAAGGTCATACACACATATTATTAGAAATATATCAGTTGATCCGAGTTCTATTTTTGATGATATTGTTAGAAATAAGCATATCTTAGAAAGAGCCCAAGACATCTCAAAATATTATGATGAGTTAATTGAACTAACTCAGTTTTACGAAATGTTTGGTGAGGGTGTACATAACGTAAACGGTAGGGAAATAAAGGTGAGCATTTATGAACTTAAAAAGCGTCTTTACCTTTGCCTTATGGCAGTTAATGTTCTTGAAGCTATACGATTTTATGTAAGTTTTGCATGTTCATTTGCTTTTGCCGAACGCAAACTTATGGAAGGTAATGCCAAAATTATTAAGCTAATTGCAAGAGATGAAGCCCTGCATTTAACTAGTACGCAACATATGCTTAACATTATGAGTTCTGGTGCAGATGATCCTGAAATGGCTCATATTGCAAGTGAATTAAAAAATCAATGTTTTGAGTTGTTCAAAAGTGCAGCTGAACAGGAAAAAGCTTGGGCTGAATATTTGTTTAAAGATGGATCTATGATTGGTCTAAACAAAGAAATTCTTATTCAATATGTTGAGTACATTACAAATATTCGTATGTCCGCTGTTGGGCTTGAGGAAGCATTTCCACAATCAAAACAAAACCCAATTCCATGGATTAATACATGGCTTACATCTGATAATGTTCAAGTTGCACCTCAAGAAGTTGAATTAACTTCTTATCTCGTAGGACAGGTTGATTCAAATTTAGATATTGACGAACTTAGTGCTGATGATCTTTAA
- the nrdA gene encoding class 1a ribonucleoside-diphosphate reductase subunit alpha, with protein sequence MNTNTISVIKRDGRSEPLDLEKIHRVIDWAANGLDNVSTSQVELNSQIQFYDGIQTQDIQETIIKAAADLISTDTPDYQYLAARLAMINIRKKAYGDHVPPHLYDHVSSLIQKGVYDKNIISDYSKDEFEEMNSYLVHDRDWDFSYVAVMQMQGKYLVQNRVSGEIYETPQFLYVLVAACLFAKYPKDVRLKYIREFYDATSTFKISLPTPIMAGVRTPTRQFSSCVLIECGDSLDSINATSSAIVRYVSQRAGIGINAGRIRAEGSPIRGGEARHTGCIPFYKHFQTAVKCCSQGGVRGGAATLFYPIWHLEVESLLVLKNNRGVEANRVRHMDYGVQLNRLMYERLVKGQNITLFSPSDVPGLYDAFFEDQDTFEQLYTKYEQDPSIRKRQVKSNDLFSMLMQERASTGRIYIQNVDHCNTHGAFDPKKAPIRQSNLCLEITLPTKPLDDINDPKGEIALCTLSAFNLGAIDSLDELEHLADLVVRALDALLDYQDYPIKAAQISTMNRRSLGVGVINFAYYLAKNGAKYSDGSGNAITHQTFEAIQYYLLKASMNLAKEFGPCPAFDETKYSQGVLPIDTYKKSVDDFCKEPLRLDWDTLRVDIVKYGLRNSTLTALMPSETSSQISNATNGIEPPRGLITVKQSKDGILKQIVPDYKELKDKYETLWQLPNMDGYLQIVGIMQKFVDQSISANTNYDPKKFENGLVPMMQLIKDLLKAYKYGVKTLYYHNTRDGSDDIQDTSKEDDCAGGACKI encoded by the coding sequence ATGAACACTAATACCATCTCTGTTATCAAGCGTGATGGCCGATCTGAGCCGTTAGACCTTGAAAAAATCCATCGTGTAATCGATTGGGCCGCAAATGGCCTGGATAATGTCTCTACATCACAAGTTGAACTTAATTCTCAAATTCAATTTTATGATGGTATTCAAACTCAAGATATACAAGAAACAATCATTAAAGCAGCTGCTGATTTAATTTCCACGGATACACCTGATTATCAGTATTTAGCGGCTAGACTTGCGATGATAAATATCAGAAAAAAAGCTTATGGTGATCATGTTCCACCCCATTTGTATGACCATGTATCATCCTTAATTCAAAAGGGTGTTTACGACAAAAATATAATTTCAGATTACTCAAAAGATGAATTTGAAGAGATGAACAGCTACTTAGTGCATGACAGAGATTGGGATTTCTCGTATGTGGCTGTTATGCAGATGCAGGGAAAATATTTAGTTCAAAATCGTGTTAGTGGAGAGATTTACGAGACACCTCAGTTTTTATATGTGCTCGTAGCAGCATGCTTATTTGCTAAGTATCCTAAGGATGTTCGTTTAAAGTACATAAGAGAATTCTACGATGCGACTTCAACTTTTAAGATTTCATTGCCAACCCCAATTATGGCTGGTGTCAGAACTCCAACTCGTCAATTTAGCTCATGCGTTTTGATTGAATGTGGTGATAGTTTGGATTCGATTAATGCTACAAGTTCTGCGATTGTTAGATATGTTTCTCAGAGAGCTGGTATTGGGATTAATGCAGGGCGAATTCGTGCTGAAGGGAGTCCAATTCGAGGTGGAGAAGCTAGGCATACTGGTTGTATTCCTTTTTATAAGCATTTCCAAACGGCTGTAAAGTGTTGCTCTCAAGGGGGAGTACGTGGTGGAGCAGCGACTTTATTCTATCCTATTTGGCATTTGGAAGTGGAATCGCTTCTTGTTCTTAAAAATAATAGGGGTGTAGAAGCTAATCGTGTGCGTCACATGGATTATGGGGTGCAGCTAAACCGTCTTATGTATGAAAGGCTTGTGAAAGGTCAGAACATTACTTTATTTTCTCCTTCCGATGTACCTGGTCTTTATGATGCATTTTTTGAGGATCAAGATACATTTGAGCAACTATATACTAAATATGAACAGGACCCTAGTATCAGGAAGCGTCAAGTTAAGTCGAATGATTTATTTTCTATGCTTATGCAGGAGAGGGCTAGTACTGGTCGTATCTACATACAAAACGTAGATCATTGCAATACACATGGAGCTTTTGACCCTAAAAAAGCACCTATAAGACAAAGCAATCTATGCTTGGAGATTACATTGCCAACTAAACCTTTGGATGATATTAATGATCCAAAAGGTGAGATTGCACTTTGCACTTTATCAGCTTTTAATCTAGGTGCCATCGACAGTTTAGATGAGTTAGAACATTTAGCTGACCTTGTTGTGCGTGCATTAGATGCACTTCTTGATTATCAAGATTATCCGATTAAAGCTGCTCAAATTAGTACTATGAACCGTCGTTCGCTTGGGGTTGGAGTTATAAATTTCGCATACTACCTAGCAAAAAATGGAGCAAAATATTCTGATGGTAGTGGCAATGCTATCACACACCAGACTTTTGAAGCTATTCAGTATTACTTGCTAAAGGCTTCAATGAATTTAGCTAAAGAATTTGGACCGTGTCCAGCTTTTGATGAAACCAAATATTCTCAAGGTGTCTTACCAATTGATACTTATAAAAAATCAGTTGATGATTTTTGTAAGGAGCCATTGCGTTTAGATTGGGATACTTTAAGGGTTGATATAGTTAAGTATGGGTTGAGAAATTCTACATTAACAGCTCTTATGCCATCAGAGACCTCTAGTCAGATATCAAACGCTACCAATGGTATCGAACCACCTAGGGGGCTTATTACAGTTAAGCAATCTAAAGACGGAATCCTTAAGCAGATAGTTCCAGATTACAAAGAACTCAAGGACAAATATGAGACTTTATGGCAGCTACCAAATATGGATGGCTATCTTCAAATAGTCGGAATTATGCAAAAGTTTGTGGATCAATCCATATCTGCAAATACAAATTACGATCCTAAGAAATTTGAAAATGGTCTCGTGCCTATGATGCAATTGATCAAAGATTTGCTCAAAGCGTATAAGTACGGAGTTAAAACTTTGTACTATCATAATACGAGGGATGGATCTGATGATATACAAGATACATCTAAGGAAGACGATTGTGCAGGAGGTGCCTGCAAAATATAA